In one Nitrospiria bacterium genomic region, the following are encoded:
- the cas5c gene encoding type I-C CRISPR-associated protein Cas5c, producing MGVKVLVHGPLACFTRPEMKVERMSYPVITPSAARGVLEAILYKPEFRWKIRHIHVLAPIKFIGLRRNEVQGKISTQKVKQWMRGKGTPEPLVADAMGRDQGGEGEGRTQRNTVALKDVAYVIEADAWVRPDVKETPVKYYECFQRRVEHGQCYVQPVLGCREFVGYFEPAPEKFEAVKETREFGLMLYDVFDLDARNDGYAKPFITLFSPKMIKGKIEIEDYSSVKARHIAGGRHA from the coding sequence ATGGGTGTAAAGGTATTGGTTCATGGTCCTCTGGCATGTTTTACCCGGCCTGAAATGAAAGTGGAGCGAATGAGTTATCCGGTAATAACGCCGTCAGCAGCCAGAGGAGTATTGGAAGCTATTCTCTACAAGCCAGAGTTTCGGTGGAAAATACGCCATATCCATGTGCTCGCTCCGATCAAATTTATCGGCCTGAGACGTAACGAGGTTCAAGGGAAAATATCGACACAGAAAGTTAAGCAGTGGATGCGGGGAAAGGGGACGCCTGAACCTCTTGTAGCCGATGCCATGGGACGTGACCAGGGCGGAGAAGGGGAGGGGCGAACTCAACGAAACACGGTCGCTCTTAAGGACGTTGCATATGTCATCGAGGCAGACGCTTGGGTGCGCCCTGATGTGAAGGAAACACCAGTTAAATATTATGAATGCTTCCAGCGCCGCGTCGAACACGGCCAGTGTTATGTCCAACCGGTTTTAGGTTGCCGGGAATTTGTCGGTTATTTCGAGCCGGCGCCGGAGAAGTTTGAAGCTGTGAAAGAAACACGAGAGTTTGGTCTGATGCTTTATGACGTTTTTGATCTCGATGCACGAAATGACGGCTACGCCAAGCCGTTTATCACGTTATTCAGTCCAAAAATGATAAAAGGAAAGATCGAGATTGAAGATTACTCCTCGGTCAAAGCACGGCATATCGCTGGAGGTCGTCATGCTTGA
- the cas1c gene encoding type I-C CRISPR-associated endonuclease Cas1c produces MHQLLNTLYVTTEGAYLHLDHETLKVDVEGKTKLQIPMHHLGGVVCFGDVMVSPAAMHRCAEDGRFMVLLDRNGRFKARLEGPVSGNVLLRQAQHQAVCDSAKTLAIAKNIVAGKIQNTRQIVLRGAREADNPNDAKPLKQTAEALANALTRLSTCDGLDQVRGIEGESARAYFGSFDRMVREDRESFKLDGRNRRPPLDPMNAVLSFLYALVMNDCVAGAEGVGLDPQMGFLHALRPGRAALALDLMEELRSVLADRLALTLVNRKQVTKKDFVDRPGGAVHLNDDGRKEVVVAYQKRKQEEIRHPVLNQKIPLGLIPHVQARLLARVLRGDMEEYVPFLYR; encoded by the coding sequence ATGCACCAGCTTTTAAATACGCTGTATGTGACGACCGAGGGCGCATATCTTCACCTTGATCATGAGACGCTCAAGGTGGATGTGGAAGGAAAAACGAAACTTCAAATCCCGATGCATCATTTGGGCGGGGTCGTCTGCTTCGGAGATGTGATGGTCAGTCCTGCGGCAATGCACCGATGCGCGGAGGATGGTCGTTTTATGGTGCTGCTGGACCGGAACGGCCGGTTTAAGGCCCGTCTCGAAGGTCCTGTATCAGGGAATGTATTGTTAAGACAAGCCCAACACCAGGCGGTGTGTGATTCTGCCAAGACGCTCGCCATCGCTAAAAATATTGTGGCCGGGAAAATCCAGAACACGAGGCAGATCGTCCTTCGTGGCGCGCGGGAAGCAGACAATCCCAATGATGCGAAACCGTTGAAGCAAACAGCCGAAGCATTGGCGAACGCTCTTACAAGACTCTCGACCTGTGATGGTCTGGATCAGGTTCGAGGCATCGAGGGGGAATCCGCTCGTGCGTATTTTGGGTCGTTTGATCGTATGGTTCGTGAGGACCGTGAATCGTTCAAGCTCGACGGCCGCAACCGTCGTCCGCCTCTCGATCCGATGAATGCGGTATTGTCTTTTCTCTATGCCCTGGTGATGAACGACTGCGTCGCAGGTGCGGAAGGTGTTGGGCTTGATCCGCAGATGGGTTTTCTCCATGCGCTTCGTCCGGGCCGTGCGGCGCTGGCGTTGGATTTGATGGAAGAGCTTCGATCTGTATTGGCGGATCGGCTTGCGTTGACGCTGGTGAACCGCAAGCAGGTGACGAAAAAGGATTTTGTGGATCGTCCTGGAGGAGCAGTCCATCTCAACGATGATGGCCGGAAGGAAGTCGTCGTTGCCTATCAGAAGCGCAAACAGGAAGAGATACGGCATCCGGTTCTGAACCAGAAGATTCCCCTGGGTCTGATTCCTCATGTCCAGGCGCGTTTGCTGGCACGGGTTCTCCGGGGGGATATGGAAGAGTACGTTCCGTTTTTATATCGTTAA
- the cas2 gene encoding CRISPR-associated endonuclease Cas2: MQVVVAYDVSTETPDGRKRLRKVAQACKDFGQRVQKSVFECSVNQMQYELLLRRLLAIIEEKEDSLRIYRLIEPKEKYIEVYGVDGTVDFEEPLLI; encoded by the coding sequence ATGCAGGTAGTCGTCGCTTACGATGTTTCAACTGAAACGCCCGATGGGCGGAAGCGGTTGAGAAAGGTCGCTCAAGCCTGCAAGGATTTCGGCCAGCGCGTCCAGAAGTCCGTCTTTGAATGCAGCGTGAATCAAATGCAGTATGAGCTACTGCTTCGGAGGCTTCTCGCCATTATCGAGGAGAAAGAGGACAGTCTTCGAATATACCGGCTGATCGAACCGAAAGAAAAGTATATCGAAGTCTATGGTGTTGATGGAACTGTGGATTTTGAGGAACCGCTTCTGATATAG
- a CDS encoding four helix bundle protein, with product MTVKYFEDLEIWKDARALTNAVYKITSNPAFSKDFGLRDQIRRAAVSVMSNIAEGFERGGNQEWIQFLYIAKGSCGEVRSQLYIARDQGYVNDQEFNALFKSFKRLSVMLSNMIAYLKGSQMKGEKFKKPSYRTMKDEMDEMMKSLNR from the coding sequence ATGACTGTGAAATATTTTGAGGACCTGGAAATCTGGAAAGATGCGAGAGCTTTGACGAACGCAGTTTATAAGATCACGTCGAACCCGGCTTTTTCAAAGGACTTCGGTCTGAGAGACCAGATCCGTCGAGCTGCCGTTTCGGTAATGTCCAACATCGCCGAGGGATTTGAACGAGGGGGCAATCAAGAATGGATTCAATTTCTTTATATTGCGAAAGGTTCTTGCGGAGAAGTCCGATCCCAGCTTTATATCGCGAGAGATCAGGGATATGTGAATGATCAAGAGTTCAATGCGCTGTTCAAATCGTTCAAGCGATTGTCAGTCATGCTCAGCAACATGATTGCCTATTTGAAGGGCAGCCAGATGAAGGGGGAGAAGTTTAAGAAACCTTCTTACCGGACAATGAAGGATGAAATGGATGAGATGATGAAAAGTTTAAATCGTTGA
- the cas4 gene encoding CRISPR-associated protein Cas4, with product MDVSDPVPISALNQYAYCPRRCALIHVEQTFEENVYTMRGRDLHERTDAPEESGWEDGMRVERALPLWSNRLGLIGKADVVEFHGEVPYPVEYKSGRLDKYVNDDLQLCAQAICLEEMTGNQVPRGAIYHHGSRRRREVVFDQALRAKVEETVIAVRRMLTDKVIPPPVNDARCRHCSLLESCMPAVIGERERADAVKNSLFQTNDP from the coding sequence ATGGATGTGAGTGACCCTGTTCCAATCTCAGCATTGAATCAATACGCCTACTGTCCCCGGCGCTGTGCGCTGATTCATGTAGAGCAGACATTTGAAGAGAATGTTTACACGATGCGGGGGCGGGATTTACATGAGCGCACTGATGCGCCGGAGGAGAGCGGATGGGAGGACGGGATGCGTGTTGAACGGGCGCTTCCGCTTTGGAGCAACCGCTTGGGCCTGATCGGCAAGGCAGACGTCGTAGAGTTCCATGGGGAAGTGCCTTATCCTGTCGAGTACAAATCCGGGCGACTGGATAAATATGTTAACGATGACCTTCAACTGTGTGCACAGGCGATTTGTCTGGAAGAAATGACGGGGAACCAAGTGCCTCGTGGGGCGATTTATCATCACGGTTCCAGAAGGCGCCGGGAAGTCGTCTTCGATCAGGCATTGCGGGCGAAGGTGGAAGAGACCGTAATCGCTGTTCGACGGATGTTAACGGATAAGGTGATTCCGCCGCCGGTGAATGATGCTCGATGCCGGCATTGCTCACTTTTGGAATCTTGCATGCCCGCTGTGATCGGTGAACGAGAGCGGGCAGATGCAGTGAAGAACAGTCTATTTCAAACCAACGATCCATAA
- the cas8c gene encoding type I-C CRISPR-associated protein Cas8c/Csd1, with the protein MLEHLVRYAERKGLGDDPCFEAKPVKWSIALGNDGSFRGISPLGNPDDKGWKGKPFPKAPRTPGGELQAGGKSHFLSETAETVLLLSPEKPKPNKTLEETKASIKEKHAYFAKLIEDAHKSGVRILAPVVHFMSDNKSIEAAKQEIARTKKFKPTDTLTFDIGGKSVMEMDNWHSFWRKKRDMPQNKKQPGGHLMPCLATGEMVTPLATHDVIKGVFGADKKGAKLIAFDKIAFRSYGLKQSENAPVSARAESRYRAALNDLVKNSFPLVYPKKGKGGIQLIYWTRDENKADPVDLVKNGEEATFDFFDGDPELQRGGLLAALKAFHKGDYRPQGYESNQFYGCSLNGNGKGPLVVRDWWETSLTNVLQNVIEWFNDLEIANCRAPKFGALLYALVREDLKKELSTHIPIQLMRSALHGLPLPRAVLGKALHRHNIDLMREGEVRIERVALIKAFLNRVRKESDPAMTTELSKNETDHAYRCGRLLAVFEKIQRASRPDLNAGLVQRYYGAASSTPALVMPRLFKLSKHHLATLAGGLAEYFQKQIEEITDIKKMGTTFKRTLTLEEQGRFALGYYHQRAQRKDNDTPDIQQNIQ; encoded by the coding sequence ATGCTTGAGCACTTGGTTAGATATGCGGAGCGGAAAGGATTGGGAGATGACCCATGCTTTGAGGCCAAGCCTGTAAAATGGTCCATTGCGCTTGGAAATGATGGATCATTCCGAGGGATCTCCCCCCTTGGTAATCCGGATGATAAAGGTTGGAAAGGGAAGCCTTTTCCCAAAGCACCCCGTACTCCTGGAGGGGAATTGCAGGCTGGAGGAAAGAGTCATTTTTTATCTGAGACGGCTGAGACGGTTCTATTGTTGTCTCCTGAAAAACCAAAACCCAATAAGACATTGGAAGAGACAAAGGCATCGATTAAGGAAAAACATGCCTACTTTGCAAAGCTGATAGAAGATGCACACAAGTCTGGTGTAAGAATACTTGCTCCGGTCGTTCACTTCATGTCCGATAACAAAAGCATTGAAGCTGCTAAACAGGAAATCGCAAGAACGAAGAAATTTAAACCTACCGATACGTTAACCTTTGATATCGGTGGAAAATCTGTGATGGAAATGGATAACTGGCATTCTTTTTGGCGTAAAAAGCGTGATATGCCGCAAAACAAGAAACAACCAGGTGGACATCTGATGCCTTGCCTGGCAACTGGTGAAATGGTTACACCATTAGCCACGCACGACGTGATCAAAGGAGTTTTTGGTGCAGATAAGAAGGGAGCCAAGCTGATAGCTTTTGATAAAATCGCTTTTAGGTCTTATGGATTGAAGCAGTCTGAAAACGCACCCGTCTCTGCGCGTGCAGAAAGCCGGTATCGTGCTGCATTAAATGATTTAGTTAAAAACTCATTTCCATTGGTATATCCCAAAAAAGGGAAAGGCGGTATTCAACTAATTTATTGGACTCGGGATGAGAACAAAGCGGACCCCGTCGATTTAGTAAAAAATGGCGAGGAGGCGACATTTGATTTTTTCGATGGTGATCCAGAACTTCAACGAGGCGGCCTTCTTGCCGCCCTTAAGGCATTTCACAAAGGCGATTACAGACCACAAGGTTATGAAAGCAACCAGTTTTATGGATGTTCTTTGAACGGAAATGGCAAGGGTCCTTTGGTAGTGCGTGATTGGTGGGAAACATCCCTTACTAATGTCCTTCAGAATGTGATCGAATGGTTTAATGATTTGGAAATTGCGAATTGTCGTGCGCCGAAGTTCGGCGCGTTGCTTTATGCATTGGTGCGTGAGGATCTAAAAAAGGAACTTTCAACGCACATTCCTATTCAACTTATGCGTTCTGCTCTACATGGCCTTCCGTTACCTCGTGCTGTTCTGGGTAAAGCACTTCACCGTCATAATATTGACCTTATGCGTGAAGGAGAAGTAAGAATTGAGCGCGTGGCGTTAATCAAGGCATTCCTTAACCGAGTTAGAAAGGAGAGTGATCCTGCAATGACAACAGAACTCAGCAAGAATGAAACCGATCATGCTTACCGTTGCGGCCGGTTGTTGGCCGTCTTTGAGAAGATTCAGAGGGCGTCTCGCCCAGATTTGAACGCTGGTTTGGTCCAGCGCTACTACGGAGCCGCAAGTTCCACACCGGCTCTTGTGATGCCGCGCCTGTTCAAACTCTCTAAGCATCATCTTGCGACGTTGGCTGGTGGTTTAGCTGAATATTTTCAAAAACAGATTGAGGAGATCACAGACATAAAAAAGATGGGGACAACTTTCAAGAGAACGTTAACCCTTGAGGAACAAGGACGCTTTGCCCTCGGGTATTACCATCAGCGCGCACAGCGTAAGGACAATGACACCCCTGACATTCAACAGAACATTCAATGA
- a CDS encoding DUF4258 domain-containing protein has product MKIEEIKTKIKTGSFRITDHALIESFKDGLTVADILYALNHGKIIEEYPHWKRCLIYGKSANKVPIHVVIDYSWEEEIDIVTVYIPDPRHWIRFQTRKKKGPKHEKK; this is encoded by the coding sequence ATGAAAATAGAGGAAATAAAGACGAAAATTAAGACTGGTAGCTTTAGAATCACCGATCATGCCTTAATCGAATCATTTAAAGACGGACTCACGGTTGCCGATATCCTTTATGCCCTGAATCATGGTAAAATCATCGAAGAATATCCGCATTGGAAACGATGCTTGATTTATGGAAAATCGGCCAATAAGGTTCCGATCCATGTTGTGATCGACTACTCCTGGGAAGAAGAAATTGATATTGTCACGGTCTATATTCCAGATCCCCGCCACTGGATAAGATTTCAAACCCGTAAAAAGAAAGGTCCTAAACATGAAAAAAAATAA
- the cas3 gene encoding CRISPR-associated helicase Cas3' yields MAAEFAGKFGAGKLGYWLGSRGDLKEADFASKRANNTHKLGGKEPVFPHYAHSSPENSPLPENSKDDWHFLKDHLTAVGKGAEERASFWGGQDEAKLAGLLHDMGKYAANFQKRLEGKMRGVNHWSQGAFWAGKNEAWLAAFAIYGHHVGIPPAEMIQKLGQSLQDEMATWNIAETVQDIKAIFEHDGLAIPQIQRRAKATPKEKHRFAMAVRMLFSALCDADFIDTEAHFNKYASESARPTPPQLQPRKALDVLLNHIQAKPKPADTNGKLVYETRQRVLQDCLNAAQESEHLFTLTAPTGSGKTLASLAFALKHAATYSLRRVIVVIPYLSIIEQTAGGFREIFEPVFGPQYLLEHHSMADRTRNGAAEDSNEEKDAEWENERRRRLLSQNWEAPLIVTTSVQFFESLFANRPTTCRKLHNIAKSVVYFDEAQTLPTGLAVSTLGALNVLMKDYGVTVVFGTATQPAFKSLSDHIPDGWQPREIIQNTKGIFNRLKRVAPVWPSSRTEKMEWSEVARELVRHNQALCVVNLKKHTAELTQAMLESLPKELHDSLFHLSTALCPAHRQVVLKKVRALLDEGQKVYLVATQCIEAGVDVDFPVVWRAMGPLESLAQAFGRCNREGRLQMEECEARVFVPADDDIPMPGYKQAASIAATHYWKADLHSPEVFDSYFSKLYGDQDIGGEGSRLQRELRESIEQLRFPDIAQRYRLISSDTVSVVVPYTEQGAKACKALQSKGLNIKALRALMFQAQPYVVNVYRNQLFRDRDIASRVIPVLGDRKGGWYIWIGKYDDRFGILTKMSDEAWIV; encoded by the coding sequence ATGGCGGCGGAATTCGCCGGGAAATTCGGGGCGGGTAAGCTGGGCTACTGGCTTGGATCGCGGGGGGACTTGAAGGAAGCCGACTTTGCGTCAAAGCGTGCCAATAACACCCATAAATTAGGAGGTAAGGAGCCTGTGTTTCCTCATTACGCTCATTCGAGCCCAGAAAACAGTCCGCTTCCAGAAAACAGCAAAGATGATTGGCACTTTCTTAAAGACCATTTAACAGCGGTTGGAAAAGGAGCTGAGGAGAGGGCTTCGTTTTGGGGAGGCCAAGATGAAGCTAAGCTCGCAGGGCTTTTACATGATATGGGCAAGTACGCAGCTAATTTTCAGAAAAGACTTGAAGGAAAGATGAGAGGAGTCAATCACTGGTCACAGGGTGCATTCTGGGCAGGAAAAAATGAAGCATGGCTGGCAGCATTTGCGATTTATGGGCATCATGTTGGCATTCCTCCTGCGGAGATGATACAGAAGCTTGGCCAGTCCCTACAAGATGAGATGGCGACTTGGAATATCGCTGAAACCGTGCAGGATATAAAAGCCATTTTTGAGCACGACGGCCTTGCCATTCCACAAATTCAAAGAAGGGCAAAGGCAACACCAAAAGAGAAACATCGATTTGCCATGGCGGTCAGAATGTTGTTTTCTGCTCTGTGTGATGCCGATTTCATAGATACGGAGGCCCACTTCAATAAGTACGCGTCTGAATCGGCCCGGCCCACTCCCCCTCAGCTACAGCCGCGGAAAGCCTTGGATGTGTTGCTTAACCATATTCAGGCAAAACCCAAACCTGCCGATACCAACGGTAAATTGGTTTATGAAACCCGGCAGAGGGTATTACAGGATTGTCTAAACGCAGCTCAGGAGTCTGAGCACCTCTTCACATTAACAGCCCCAACAGGATCTGGAAAAACACTTGCATCGTTGGCCTTTGCTCTGAAGCATGCAGCAACATATAGCCTCCGGCGCGTAATCGTTGTTATCCCATATCTCAGCATTATCGAACAAACAGCGGGCGGATTTAGAGAGATATTCGAGCCTGTTTTTGGACCACAATATTTGTTGGAGCATCACAGCATGGCGGATAGAACCAGGAATGGAGCAGCCGAAGACAGCAACGAAGAAAAAGACGCCGAATGGGAAAATGAAAGAAGGCGAAGGTTACTCTCCCAAAACTGGGAGGCGCCTTTAATTGTTACCACGTCCGTGCAATTTTTCGAGAGCCTCTTCGCCAATAGACCGACGACATGTCGCAAACTCCACAATATCGCCAAATCGGTTGTTTATTTTGATGAAGCGCAAACGCTCCCCACGGGCTTGGCAGTCTCCACTTTGGGGGCTCTCAACGTCTTGATGAAAGATTATGGGGTAACCGTTGTGTTTGGCACGGCGACGCAACCAGCCTTTAAGTCTTTATCGGATCATATTCCTGATGGTTGGCAGCCAAGAGAAATTATTCAAAACACCAAAGGCATTTTTAATCGTCTTAAAAGAGTAGCCCCGGTTTGGCCGTCATCGAGGACAGAAAAAATGGAATGGTCGGAAGTAGCGCGGGAACTGGTAAGACATAACCAGGCATTGTGTGTGGTCAACCTTAAAAAGCACACAGCCGAATTGACCCAGGCCATGTTGGAATCTCTACCGAAAGAACTTCATGATTCTCTATTTCACTTAAGCACGGCGCTTTGCCCCGCACATCGTCAAGTTGTCCTAAAGAAAGTCCGCGCCCTACTGGACGAAGGGCAAAAAGTTTATTTGGTGGCGACTCAATGTATTGAAGCTGGTGTGGACGTGGATTTCCCTGTCGTCTGGCGGGCGATGGGACCATTGGAATCATTAGCACAAGCATTTGGACGGTGCAACCGTGAAGGCCGATTGCAGATGGAGGAATGTGAGGCACGCGTGTTTGTGCCGGCAGACGATGACATTCCAATGCCTGGCTATAAACAGGCAGCATCCATAGCGGCGACTCATTACTGGAAAGCTGATCTTCATTCTCCTGAAGTTTTTGATTCTTATTTCTCGAAGCTGTACGGTGACCAGGATATCGGTGGGGAAGGCAGCCGCTTGCAACGAGAATTACGAGAAAGTATTGAGCAACTGAGATTCCCGGATATAGCACAACGCTATCGCTTGATTTCATCGGATACTGTGTCCGTTGTTGTTCCGTATACCGAACAAGGAGCAAAGGCGTGTAAGGCTTTACAGTCGAAAGGTCTAAACATTAAAGCATTACGTGCCTTGATGTTTCAGGCACAGCCCTATGTCGTCAACGTGTATCGCAATCAACTTTTCAGGGATAGGGACATCGCGTCGCGTGTTATCCCTGTATTGGGTGATCGCAAAGGCGGATGGTATATCTGGATTGGCAAATATGATGACCGGTTCGGCATTCTTACCAAGATGTCTGATGAGGCATGGATCGTATGA
- a CDS encoding YgiT-type zinc finger protein, with protein sequence MKKNKHCPNCKTIMELKQTTVHFERGGFYADVENVSSYICPNCGTRSIPGPIAEKISATVDELFKRAKELQSAIPGEFPAFTGISFHKIAS encoded by the coding sequence ATGAAAAAAAATAAGCACTGCCCGAACTGTAAAACAATTATGGAGTTGAAACAGACCACCGTTCATTTTGAAAGGGGTGGATTCTACGCAGATGTGGAAAACGTTTCTTCATACATCTGTCCTAACTGTGGTACTCGTAGCATCCCTGGACCCATCGCAGAGAAAATCAGTGCCACCGTTGATGAACTTTTCAAACGTGCTAAAGAACTCCAATCGGCCATCCCCGGTGAATTCCCCGCATTTACTGGAATCTCTTTTCATAAAATTGCTTCCTAA
- the cas7c gene encoding type I-C CRISPR-associated protein Cas7/Csd2, with product MSQSIQNRYDFLFLFDCEKGNPNGDPDAANAPRMDPEDMHGLVSDVAIKRKIRNYVQIAEENKSPFCIFISQGDVLNRTIQTAHAKLAELDEYRKADNQKKNEMAKQWMCKNFYDVRAFGAVMSTNKDENDQKTTKNAGQVRGAVQLTFSRSIDPILPLEPGITRMAVATVKEQREREEKGTENQTMGRKNLIPYGLYACQGFISAHLAEQTGFTEEDLSLLWKSLENMFDHDRSASHGMMAIRGLKIFKHVGTDTNAEQKARQAKLGCAPAQKLVELDKVVEIKKMDGVSAPRRFSDYKITIHKDRIPKGVELIERV from the coding sequence ATGAGTCAGTCGATTCAAAACCGCTATGACTTTCTGTTTTTGTTCGATTGTGAGAAAGGAAACCCTAACGGCGATCCGGATGCTGCGAATGCGCCTCGGATGGATCCTGAAGATATGCATGGTTTGGTCAGCGATGTAGCTATTAAGCGAAAGATTAGAAACTATGTTCAGATAGCCGAAGAAAACAAGAGCCCATTCTGTATATTTATCTCGCAGGGTGATGTTCTCAATCGAACAATCCAGACGGCTCACGCAAAATTAGCAGAGTTGGATGAATACAGGAAAGCCGACAACCAGAAGAAGAACGAAATGGCCAAGCAGTGGATGTGTAAAAACTTCTATGATGTTCGAGCATTTGGTGCTGTGATGAGCACGAATAAGGATGAAAATGATCAAAAAACCACCAAGAATGCGGGCCAAGTACGCGGGGCTGTTCAACTGACTTTCTCTCGGTCAATTGACCCAATTCTGCCTCTTGAACCCGGGATTACCAGGATGGCCGTTGCTACTGTAAAGGAGCAAAGAGAACGGGAGGAAAAGGGCACCGAAAACCAAACAATGGGTCGGAAAAATTTGATCCCATACGGCCTGTACGCCTGCCAAGGGTTTATCAGCGCCCACTTGGCTGAACAGACGGGATTTACAGAAGAGGATCTGTCCCTTTTATGGAAGTCGCTTGAAAATATGTTCGATCATGACCGGTCTGCTTCTCATGGCATGATGGCCATACGCGGGCTAAAGATATTCAAGCATGTTGGTACCGATACAAATGCAGAACAGAAGGCCCGGCAAGCAAAACTTGGCTGTGCTCCGGCGCAGAAATTGGTAGAACTTGATAAAGTGGTGGAGATTAAGAAAATGGATGGGGTTAGTGCTCCTCGTCGTTTCTCGGATTACAAGATTACTATTCACAAAGACCGAATTCCGAAAGGAGTTGAGCTGATAGAGAGGGTTTGA